The following DNA comes from Streptomyces sp. Ag109_O5-10.
CGAGCTGGAGGGTATCCCCACCTACAAGCCGGGCAAGCCGGCGGCGGCCGGCGGCCCGGTCGCGTACAAGCTCTCCTCCAACGAGAACCCGTATCCGCCGCTGCCCGGAGTGATGGAGTCCGTCACCGCGGCCGCCGCCTCCTTCAACCGCTACCCCGACCTCGCGTGCACCGGGCTGGTGAACGAGCTCTCGGACCGTTTCGGCGTGCCGCTCGGGCACCTGGCCACCGGCACCGGTTCGGTCGGTGTCGCCCAGCAGCTGGTCCAGGCCACCAGCGGACCCGGCGACGAGGTGATCTACGCGTGGCGGTCCTTCGAGGCTTATCCGATCATCACGCAGATCAGCGGTGCCCAGTCGGTCCAGGTGCCGCTCACGCCCGGCGATGTACACGACCTGGACGCGATGGCGGCCGCCGTCACCGACCGCACCCGCCTGATCTTCGTCTGCAACCCCAACAACCCGACCGGTACGGTCGTGAAGCGGGCCGAGCTGGAGCGGTTCCTGGACCGCGTGCCGAACGACGTGCTGGTGGTCCTGGACGAGGCCTACCGGGAGTTCATCCGCGATCCCGAGGTCCCCGACGGCGTCGCGATCTACCGTGAGCGGCCGAACGTCTGTGTGCTGCGGACCTTCTCCAAGGCCTACGGCCTCGCCGGGCTGCGCGTCGGCTTCGCGATCGCGCACGAGCCGGTGGCCGCGGCGCTGCGCAAGACGGCGGTTCCCTTCGGGGTGAGTCAGCTCGCCCAGGAGGCGGCGATCGCCTCGCTGCGGGCCGAGGACGAGCTGCTGGGCCGGGTCGGCTCGCTGGTGTGCGAGCGGCAGCGGGTGGTCGAGGCGCTGCGCGGCCAGGGCTGGACGGTGCCCGAGACCCAGGCCAACTTCGTGTGGCTGCGGCTGGGGGAGCGTACGACCGCCTTCGCGCAGCTCTGCGAGGAGCACGGTGTGGTCGTGCGGCCGTTCCCCGGCGAGGGCGTGCGGGTGACGGTCGGCGAGACCGAGGCGAACGACATCTTCCTGAAGGTGACGGAGGCGTTCCGCAAGGAGCACTAGCGTCCGCGGGCCGCGCGGAGGTCACCGCGCGGCCGAAGGGTGTCAGGTGTGCGGGGTCGCGCGGCCGGAACGAGGGCCGAGCGGCCCCGTTCGCATGTTCCGGAGGGGCCGGACGGCCCAAGTGCGACCCCCCTTCGATGTTCGAGAGTGAGTGCGCCATAATGGCTTGTGAATGTGAATGCATTCACAAGCGTGTCCCGTTTGCTCCGTGATGTACGTGACAAACGGGGGCACATGCCGCTGTACCACGGCGACGTAAGGAGACTGACGACGTGGACCTGGCTCTGGCGCCGGAGACACTGGCGCGCTGGCAGTTCGGCATCACCACCGTCTACCACTTCCTGTTCGTCCCGCTGACGATCTCACTGGCCGCGCTCACGGCCGGCCTGCAGACCGCCTGGGTGCGCACGGAGAAGGAGAAGTACCTCAGGGCGACCAAGTTCTGGGGGAAGCTCTTCCTGATCAACATCGCGATGGGTGTGGTCACCGGCATCGTGCAGGAATTCCAGTTCGGCATGAACTGGTCCGACTACTCGCGCTTCGTCGGCGACATCTTCGGCGCCCCGCTCGCCTTCGAGGCACTGATCGCCTTCTTCTTCGAGTCCACCTTCATCGGGCTGTGGATCTTCGGCTGGGACAAGCTGCCCAAGAAGATCCACCTGGCCTGCATATGGATGGTCTCCATCGGCACGATCCTGTCCGCGTACTTCATCCTCGCGGCCAACTCGTGGATGCAGCACCCCGTCGGCTACAAGATCGACAAGGCGAAGGGGCGGGCCGAACTCACCGACTTCTGGGCCGTCCTCACCCAGAACACCGCGCTGGCCCAGGCCTTCCACACGCTGTCCGCGTCCTTCCTGACCGGTGGCGCGTTCATGGTCGGCATCGCCGCCTTCCACCTGTTCCGCAAGAAGCACATCAGCGTGATGAAGACCTCGCTGCGGCTCGGCCTGGTCACCGTCGTCATCGCCGGCATGCTCACCGCGATCAGCGGCGACACCCTCGGCAAGGTCATGTTCAAACAGCAGCCGATGAAGATGGCCGCCGCCGAGGCCCTGTGGGACGGCCAGAAGCCGGCGCCCTTCTCGATCTTCGCCTACGGAGACGTCAGCAAGGGCCACAACACCGTCGAGTTCTCCGTCCCCGGCCTGCTGTCCTTCCTGGCCGACGACAGCTTCAACTCGTACGTCCCCGGCATCAACGACACCAACAAGGCCGAGCAGCAGAAGTACGGCGCCGGCGACTACCGGCCCATCATCCCCGTCACCTTCTGGGCGTTCCGCTGGATGATCGGCTTCGGCATGGCGTCCTTCGCCATCGGCCTCGCCGGACTCTGGCTGACCCGCAAGAAGTTCATGCTGCCGCAGCACCTGCGGGTCGGTGAGGACGAGGTGCCGAACCTGGTCCTCTTCAGGAGCAAGGCGCTCAGTCCTCAGCTCGGCAGGCTGTACTGGCTGGTGGCGATATGGACGCTGGGCTTCCCGCTGATAGCCAACTCCTGGGGCTGGATCTTCACCGAGATGGGCCGCCAGCCCTGGGTCGTCTACGGCGTTCTGCAGACCCGCGACGCGGTCTCCCCCGGTGTCTCCCAGACCGAGATCCTCATCTCGCTGGTCACCTTCACCGCGCTCTACGCCGTCCTCGCCGTCGTCGAGGTCAAGCTGCTCGTGAAGTACATCAAGGCCGGCCCGCCCGAGCTCACCGAGGATGATCTCAACCCGCCCGCGAAGATCGGCGGCGAGGCCCGTGACGCCGACAAGCCGATGGCCTTCTCGTACTAGGCCGAGGGAGACGCAGTCATGGAACTTCACGACGTCTGGTTCGTCCTGATCGCCGTCCTGTGGACCGGCTACTTCTTCCTGGAGGGATTCGACTTCGGGGTCGGCATCCTCACCAAGGTGCTCGCCCGCGACCGCCTGGAGAAGCGGGTGCTGATCAACACGATCGGCCCGGTCTGGGACGGCAATGAGGTGTGGCTGCTCACCGCGGGCGGCGCGACCTTCGCCGCCTTCCCCGAGTGGTACGCCACGCTCTTCTCCGGCTTCTACCTGCCCCTGCTGGTCATCCTGGTCTGCCTGATCGTCCGGGGCGTCGCCTTCGAGTACCGGGCCAAGCGGCCCGAGGAGAAATGGCAGCGCAACTGGGAGACCGCGATCTTCTGGACCTCGCTGATCCCGGCGTTCCTGTGGGGCGTGGCCTTCGGGAACATCGCGCACGGCGTCAAGATCGACCGGAACTTCGAGTACGTCGGCACCGTCTCGGACCTGTTCCACCCGTACGCTCTGCTCGGCGGACTGGTGACGCTGACCCTGTTCACCTTCCACGGCTCGGTGTTCACCGCGCTCAAGACGGTCGGTGACATCCGGGTACGGGCGCGGAAGCTGGCCACCAAGGTCGGTGTCCTCACCGCGGCGCTGGCGCTGGCCTTCCTGGTGTGGACCCAGGCCGCCAGTGGCGACGGCAAGAGCCTGGTGGCACTGATCGTGGCGGTCGCCGCACTTGTGGCCGCCCTCGGAGCCAATCTGCGGGGCCGCGAGGGATGGGCGTTCGCCCTGTCCGGCGTGACCATCGTGGCCGCCGTGGCGATGCTCTTCCTGTCGCTCTTCCCGAATGTCATGCCGTCGTCGCTCAACGGGGACTGGAGTCTCACGGTCACCAATGCCTCGTCGAGTCCGTACACCCTGAAGATCATGACGTGGCTCGCGGCGATCGCCACGCCGCTCGTCCTGCTCTACCAGGGGTGGACCTACTGGGTGTTCCGCAAGCGGATCGGTACGCAACACATCGCGACCGAAGCCGCGCACTGAGTCCGAGGAGTGGGTGTTTCACGTGAAACACCCACTCCGGGCCGAAGGGCATGTTTCACGTGAAACCAATCGATCCCCGTCTGCTGCGTTACGCCCGTGCCACCCGCCTCTTCCTGGTGGCCGTGGTCGGCCTTGGCGCCGTCGGTGCCGGGCTGGTCATCGCCCAGGCCATGCTCATCGCCGACGTGGTGGTCGGCGCCTTCCGGCACGGTCACTCCGTCTCCGAACTCCGCACCCCACTCGTGCTGTTGGCGGTCGTGGCCGTCGGCCGGGCACTGGTCTCCTGGCTCACCGAACTCGCCGCGCACCGAGCGAGCGCGGCGGTCAAGTCCGAGCTACGCGGCCGGCTCCTCGACCGTGCGGTGGCACTCGGCCCCGGCTGGCTGAGCGGTCAGCGGACCGGGTCTCTGGTCACTCTCGCCACGCGTGGGGTCGACGCCCTCGACGACTACTTCTCGCGCTACCTGCCGCAACTGGGACTGGCGGTGGTCGTGCCGGTCGCGGTGCTGGCGCGGGTCGTCACCGAGGACTGGGTCTCCGCGGCGATCATCGTGGGAACCCTGCCGCTGATCCCGCTCTTCATGGTCCTGATCGGCTGGGCAACCCAATCCCGGACGGAACGTCAGTGGCGGCTGCTGTCGCGGCTCTCCGGCCACTTCCTGGACGTGGTGGCCGGGCTGCCCACGCTGAAGGTGTTCGGCCGGGCCAAGGCGCAGGCCGAGTCCATCCGCCGGATCACCGGTGAGTACCGGCAGGCGACCATGCGGACGCTGCGGATCGCGTTCCTCTCCTCGTTCGCGCTGGAGCTGCTCGCCACGCTGTCGGTGGCGCTGGTCGCCGTGACGATCGGCATGCGGCTCGTCCACGGTGACATGGATCTGTACATCGGGCTGGTCATCCTGGTGCTGGCGCCCGAGGCGTATCTGCCGTTGCGGCAGGTGGGAGCTCAGTTCCACGCGGCGGCGGAGGGGCTGGCGGCCGCGGAGGAGATCTTCGCGGTGCTGGAGACGCCGGTGCCGGCGTCGGGGGCGGGTGCGGTGCCTTCCGCCACGACCCTCGCCTTCGAGGACGTGACGGTCCGCTATCCGGCGCGCTCGGCGGACGCCGTGACCGATGTGTCGTTCACGGTCGAACCCGGGGAGACCGTCGCGCTGGTCGGTCCGAGCGGGGTGGGCAAGTCGACCCTGCTCAACGTCCTGCTGGGGTTCGTGCGGCCGACGCGGGGGCTGGTGCGGATCGGAGACGCCGATCTCGCCGACGTCGACCTGGCGGAGTGGCGGTCGCGGATCGCCTGGGTGCCGCAGCGGCCGCATGTGTACGCCGGGACGATCGCCGCGAACGTACGGCTCGCGCGTCCCGACGCGGACGACGACGCCGTCCGGGGGGCGCTGCGGGACGCCGGGGCGCTGGAGTTCGTGGACGCGCTGCCGGAGGGGACGCAGACGGTTCTCGGTGAGGACGGGGCAGGTCTGTCCGCGGGGCAGCGGCAGCGGCTGGCGCTGGCGCGGGCGTTTCTGGCCGATCGGCCCGTGCTGTTGCTGGATGAGCCGACGGCTGCGCTGGACGGGGCGACCGAGGGGGAGGTGGTGGCGGCGGTACGGAGGCTGTCCGAGGGGCGCACCGTGTTGCTGGTGGTGCATCGGCCGGCGCTGCTGTCGGTGGCGGACCGGGTGGTGCGGCTCTCCGGCGGCGAGGCTCCCAGGGGGCTCCGCCCCCTGGACCCCCAGGACCTTTGCCCACCCACCACCCGCCTCGGTCAGTTGGAAGGTGAGGTCGCGGATGGGCTCGATCAGGCGATAGGTGAGGTCGCGGATGGGCTCGGCCAGCCGATAGGCGAAGGCGCGGCACGGCTCGGTGGGCCGGCAAGCGAGGGCGTGGGGCGGCTCGGGGTGGTGGAAGGGGCGGTTGCGGGGCGGCTCGGTCAGGTGGAAGGGGACGTTGCGGGGCGGCTTGGGGAGTCGGTCGGTGAGGGCGGTGATCGGCTCGGGGGGTTGGAGGGTGTGCGGTCGGAGGAGTTCGCGCGGGTTGTAGGCGGCACCGTGGACTCGGTGGCTGTGGGGCGCCGGGGTGTTCTCGGGCGGGTGCGTGCCGCCTCTGGGGCCCGGCGGGGGCGGTTGTTGCTCGCGCTGTTGCTCGGGGCGCTGGCGCTCGGCAGTGCCGTCGGGCTGATGGCGACCTCCGGGTGGCTGATCTCGCGGGCCTCGCAGCAGCCGCCGGTGCTGTACCTGATGGTCGCCGTGACGGCCACGCGGGCCTTCGGGATCGGGCGGGCCGTGTTCCGGTACGGCGAGCGGCTGGTGTCGCACGACGCCGTGCTGCGGATGCTGGCCGACACGCGGGTCGCCGTGTACCGGCGGCTGGAGCGGCTCGCGCCTGCCGGGCTGCGGACGACCAGGCGGGGGGATCTGCTCAGCAGGCTGGTCGCCGATGTGGACACCCTGCAGGACTACTGGCTGCGGTGGCTGCTTCCGGTCGGGGCCGCGGTGGCGGTTTCGGCCGGGGCCGTGGGTTTCACGGCCTGGCTCCTGCCCGAGGCCGGGGCCGCGCTCGCGGTGGGGCTGCTGGCGGCCGGTGCCGGTGTTCCGGTGGTGACCTCGGCCGTGGCCCGGCGTGCGGAGCACCGCTTGGCACCGGCCCGCGGGCTGCTCGCCACCCGGGTGACCGATCTGCTCACCGGCACCGCCGAACTGACCGTTGCCGGCGCGCTGCCGGCCCGCACCGACGAGGCCCGGCGGGCCGACGGCACGCTCACCCGGATCGCCTCGCGCGGGGCCACGGCCACCGCGCTCGGCGACGGGCTGACCGCGCTGCTGACCGGTCTGACCGTCGCGGCCGCCGCGCTGCTGGGTGCCCGGGCGGTCGCCGACGGCCGCCTGAGCGGCGTGGCGATGGCGGTCGTCGTACTCACTCCGCTGGCCGCCTTCGAGGCCGTACTCGGGCTGCCCGCGGCCGTGCGGCACCGCCAGCGGGTGCGCAGGAGCGCCGAGCGCATCTACGAGGTGCTGGACGCTCCCGAGCCCGTGCGGGAGCCGGAGCGGCCGCGTCAGGCGCCCGCCGCGCCCTTCCCCGTCGTGCTGAAGGGCCTGACGGCGCGGTACCCGGGGCAGTCACGGGACGCCCTCAGGGGGGTCGACCTCACCCTGCACGAGGGGCGCCGGGTCGCCGTGGTCGGTGCATCCGGCGCCGGCAAGTCGACCCTCGCCCAGGTCCTGCTGCGGTTCCTCGACCCGGACGCGGGCTCCTACACGCTGGCCGGCGTGGACGCGTACGGCATGGACAGCGACGACGTACGGCGGCTCGTCGGGCTGTGCGCCCAGGACGCGCACCTCTTCGACAGCTCCGTGCGCGAGAACCTGCTGCTCGCCCGGAAGGACGCCACCGAGGAGGACCTGCGGGAGGCGCTGGGCCGGGCCCGGCTGCTCGACTGGGTGGACGGGCTGCCCGACGGACTCGACACCCTGGTCGGCGAGCACGGGGCACGGCTGTCCGGCGGGCAGCGGCAGCGGCTGGCCCTCGCCCGGGCGCTGCTCGCCGACTTCCCGGTGCTCGTGCTGGACGAGCCGGCCGAGCATCTCGACCTGCCCACGGCGGACGCCCTCACCGCGGACCTGCTGGCCGCCACCGAGGGCCGTACGACACTGCTCGTCACGCACCGGCTGGCGGGCCTGGAAGCCGTGGACGAGGTGGTCGTCGTCGACGCGGGCCGGGTGGTGCAGCGCGGGAGGTATGCGGAACTGGCCGCCGTGGCCGGA
Coding sequences within:
- the cydB gene encoding cytochrome d ubiquinol oxidase subunit II; protein product: MELHDVWFVLIAVLWTGYFFLEGFDFGVGILTKVLARDRLEKRVLINTIGPVWDGNEVWLLTAGGATFAAFPEWYATLFSGFYLPLLVILVCLIVRGVAFEYRAKRPEEKWQRNWETAIFWTSLIPAFLWGVAFGNIAHGVKIDRNFEYVGTVSDLFHPYALLGGLVTLTLFTFHGSVFTALKTVGDIRVRARKLATKVGVLTAALALAFLVWTQAASGDGKSLVALIVAVAALVAALGANLRGREGWAFALSGVTIVAAVAMLFLSLFPNVMPSSLNGDWSLTVTNASSSPYTLKIMTWLAAIATPLVLLYQGWTYWVFRKRIGTQHIATEAAH
- the hisC gene encoding histidinol-phosphate transaminase, with the translated sequence MSETSPKLRAELEGIPTYKPGKPAAAGGPVAYKLSSNENPYPPLPGVMESVTAAAASFNRYPDLACTGLVNELSDRFGVPLGHLATGTGSVGVAQQLVQATSGPGDEVIYAWRSFEAYPIITQISGAQSVQVPLTPGDVHDLDAMAAAVTDRTRLIFVCNPNNPTGTVVKRAELERFLDRVPNDVLVVLDEAYREFIRDPEVPDGVAIYRERPNVCVLRTFSKAYGLAGLRVGFAIAHEPVAAALRKTAVPFGVSQLAQEAAIASLRAEDELLGRVGSLVCERQRVVEALRGQGWTVPETQANFVWLRLGERTTAFAQLCEEHGVVVRPFPGEGVRVTVGETEANDIFLKVTEAFRKEH
- the cydD gene encoding thiol reductant ABC exporter subunit CydD, producing the protein MFHVKPIDPRLLRYARATRLFLVAVVGLGAVGAGLVIAQAMLIADVVVGAFRHGHSVSELRTPLVLLAVVAVGRALVSWLTELAAHRASAAVKSELRGRLLDRAVALGPGWLSGQRTGSLVTLATRGVDALDDYFSRYLPQLGLAVVVPVAVLARVVTEDWVSAAIIVGTLPLIPLFMVLIGWATQSRTERQWRLLSRLSGHFLDVVAGLPTLKVFGRAKAQAESIRRITGEYRQATMRTLRIAFLSSFALELLATLSVALVAVTIGMRLVHGDMDLYIGLVILVLAPEAYLPLRQVGAQFHAAAEGLAAAEEIFAVLETPVPASGAGAVPSATTLAFEDVTVRYPARSADAVTDVSFTVEPGETVALVGPSGVGKSTLLNVLLGFVRPTRGLVRIGDADLADVDLAEWRSRIAWVPQRPHVYAGTIAANVRLARPDADDDAVRGALRDAGALEFVDALPEGTQTVLGEDGAGLSAGQRQRLALARAFLADRPVLLLDEPTAALDGATEGEVVAAVRRLSEGRTVLLVVHRPALLSVADRVVRLSGGEAPRGLRPLDPQDLCPPTTRLGQLEGEVADGLDQAIGEVADGLGQPIGEGAARLGGPASEGVGRLGVVEGAVAGRLGQVEGDVAGRLGESVGEGGDRLGGLEGVRSEEFARVVGGTVDSVAVGRRGVLGRVRAASGARRGRLLLALLLGALALGSAVGLMATSGWLISRASQQPPVLYLMVAVTATRAFGIGRAVFRYGERLVSHDAVLRMLADTRVAVYRRLERLAPAGLRTTRRGDLLSRLVADVDTLQDYWLRWLLPVGAAVAVSAGAVGFTAWLLPEAGAALAVGLLAAGAGVPVVTSAVARRAEHRLAPARGLLATRVTDLLTGTAELTVAGALPARTDEARRADGTLTRIASRGATATALGDGLTALLTGLTVAAAALLGARAVADGRLSGVAMAVVVLTPLAAFEAVLGLPAAVRHRQRVRRSAERIYEVLDAPEPVREPERPRQAPAAPFPVVLKGLTARYPGQSRDALRGVDLTLHEGRRVAVVGASGAGKSTLAQVLLRFLDPDAGSYTLAGVDAYGMDSDDVRRLVGLCAQDAHLFDSSVRENLLLARKDATEEDLREALGRARLLDWVDGLPDGLDTLVGEHGARLSGGQRQRLALARALLADFPVLVLDEPAEHLDLPTADALTADLLAATEGRTTLLVTHRLAGLEAVDEVVVVDAGRVVQRGRYAELAAVAGPLRDMAEREAAADSLVGAG
- a CDS encoding cytochrome ubiquinol oxidase subunit I translates to MDLALAPETLARWQFGITTVYHFLFVPLTISLAALTAGLQTAWVRTEKEKYLRATKFWGKLFLINIAMGVVTGIVQEFQFGMNWSDYSRFVGDIFGAPLAFEALIAFFFESTFIGLWIFGWDKLPKKIHLACIWMVSIGTILSAYFILAANSWMQHPVGYKIDKAKGRAELTDFWAVLTQNTALAQAFHTLSASFLTGGAFMVGIAAFHLFRKKHISVMKTSLRLGLVTVVIAGMLTAISGDTLGKVMFKQQPMKMAAAEALWDGQKPAPFSIFAYGDVSKGHNTVEFSVPGLLSFLADDSFNSYVPGINDTNKAEQQKYGAGDYRPIIPVTFWAFRWMIGFGMASFAIGLAGLWLTRKKFMLPQHLRVGEDEVPNLVLFRSKALSPQLGRLYWLVAIWTLGFPLIANSWGWIFTEMGRQPWVVYGVLQTRDAVSPGVSQTEILISLVTFTALYAVLAVVEVKLLVKYIKAGPPELTEDDLNPPAKIGGEARDADKPMAFSY